A region of Candidatus Protochlamydia phocaeensis DNA encodes the following proteins:
- the ahcY gene encoding adenosylhomocysteinase, with translation MKQDYRIARDLAIDSPEGAELALLGRREIELAEKEMPGLMALRREFADSKPLAGARIAGCLHMTIQTAVLIETLLALGAEVRWSSCNIYSTQDQAAAAMAAKGVPVFAWKGMSLEEYEWCIEQTLFFGDRPLNMILDDGGDLTQIVHEKHSELLAGIKGISEETTTGVRALVRRERQGSLGAPAINVNDSVTKSKFDNLYGCRESLLDGIKRATDVMIAGKVAVIAGYGDVGKGSAASLSALGARIIICEVDPICAYQAAMEGFEVKTMDEAAPIGDIFVTATGCIDIIVGKHMEHMKDGAILCNIGHFDCEIDVAWLKNNSNIEEIPIKPQVDRFQWKDGSKSLILLAQGRLVNLGCAKGHPSFVMSNSFSNQVLAQIELWNNYDRYKIGVYRLPKILDEKVARLHLGQLSVHLTTLTPEQAAYLDVNIEGPYKPDYYLY, from the coding sequence ATGAAACAGGATTACCGCATTGCCCGCGATTTGGCAATCGACTCTCCTGAAGGAGCGGAACTCGCTCTACTTGGACGCCGCGAAATTGAACTGGCGGAGAAAGAAATGCCGGGCTTAATGGCCCTTCGCCGTGAATTTGCAGACTCCAAACCTTTGGCTGGCGCAAGAATCGCCGGCTGCCTGCATATGACGATCCAAACGGCTGTCCTGATTGAAACGCTTTTGGCTTTAGGGGCAGAGGTGCGTTGGTCGTCTTGCAATATTTATTCTACACAGGACCAAGCCGCCGCGGCCATGGCTGCCAAAGGCGTTCCCGTTTTTGCCTGGAAAGGCATGTCTCTAGAGGAATATGAATGGTGCATTGAGCAAACCCTATTCTTTGGCGACCGTCCCCTTAATATGATCCTAGATGATGGCGGCGACCTCACTCAGATTGTGCATGAAAAGCATTCCGAGCTGCTTGCCGGTATCAAGGGAATTTCCGAAGAAACAACGACAGGCGTGCGCGCCTTGGTGCGCCGCGAAAGGCAAGGATCATTAGGCGCTCCTGCCATTAATGTGAACGATTCGGTAACTAAATCCAAATTTGACAATTTATATGGATGCCGCGAATCCCTCCTCGATGGGATCAAGCGGGCTACCGATGTCATGATAGCAGGCAAAGTCGCTGTCATAGCAGGATATGGAGATGTGGGCAAAGGCTCGGCCGCCTCTTTATCAGCACTGGGCGCTCGCATCATTATTTGCGAAGTAGACCCTATTTGTGCCTACCAAGCCGCCATGGAAGGATTTGAAGTCAAGACAATGGACGAAGCCGCGCCTATCGGCGATATTTTTGTCACGGCCACCGGATGCATCGATATTATTGTCGGCAAACATATGGAACACATGAAGGATGGCGCCATTCTATGCAATATTGGCCATTTCGATTGCGAAATCGATGTCGCCTGGCTCAAGAATAATTCAAATATTGAAGAAATTCCCATTAAACCGCAAGTAGACCGCTTTCAATGGAAAGACGGATCCAAAAGCCTTATCCTGCTGGCTCAAGGTCGCTTAGTCAATCTTGGATGTGCAAAAGGACATCCTTCTTTTGTCATGTCCAATTCCTTTTCCAATCAAGTCCTGGCGCAAATTGAGCTATGGAATAATTATGACCGCTACAAAATTGGCGTCTATCGGCTGCCCAAAATTTTGGATGAGAAGGTCGCTCGCCTGCATCTGGGCCAATTAAGCGTCCACTTAACCACTCTTACACCTGAACAGGCCGCTTATCTAGATGTCAATATAGAAGGCCCTTATAAACCCGATTATTACCTTTATTGA
- the lgt gene encoding prolipoprotein diacylglyceryl transferase has product MQGWNWLAWLYWNPPREAFTVPFIDRPVVWYGILFVTGFILGYFIINPILARFLRQSKHISEIDVISWPLLLNHLCSSSSNTLIRRLMQQLPSQACRQLEQSDSAPADNTLKAAILQSINQVLQDEQIQREDLEQALPGALATAKQTSYFLADRLCWFIVTGTLVGARLGAVFFYDWPYFKEHPLEIIQVWRGGLASHGGVAGVMLSLYLYILYIRRWVPSLTFLKLLDFVAIPSALAACFIRLGNFMNQEILGTPTTLPWAVVFGHPADGSLPTPRHPVQIYEALVYLATFFLLYGLWKKKGDQLGTGFFVGSLFVLIFSSRFILEFWKSTQESIIQQSTLQMGQWLSIPFVIGGLALILWSRRKSAFCPHSSHS; this is encoded by the coding sequence ATGCAAGGATGGAACTGGCTCGCCTGGCTTTACTGGAACCCACCTCGAGAAGCTTTTACGGTCCCTTTCATTGACCGTCCCGTTGTTTGGTATGGCATTCTCTTTGTGACCGGCTTTATCCTCGGTTATTTCATCATCAATCCCATTCTTGCCCGTTTTCTTCGCCAATCTAAGCATATTTCAGAAATCGACGTCATCAGCTGGCCCTTGCTTCTCAATCATCTGTGCTCCTCTTCTTCAAATACGCTTATTCGACGGCTCATGCAGCAGCTTCCTTCCCAAGCTTGCCGGCAATTAGAGCAATCGGATTCAGCACCTGCAGACAACACGCTTAAAGCCGCCATTTTGCAAAGCATCAATCAGGTTTTGCAAGATGAGCAAATTCAACGAGAAGATCTAGAGCAGGCATTGCCCGGCGCCCTTGCAACGGCAAAACAAACGAGCTACTTCTTAGCCGATCGTCTGTGCTGGTTCATTGTGACAGGCACATTGGTAGGCGCCCGTTTGGGAGCTGTATTTTTTTATGATTGGCCCTATTTCAAAGAGCATCCCTTGGAAATTATCCAAGTCTGGCGAGGCGGACTGGCCAGCCATGGAGGCGTGGCAGGCGTCATGCTCTCCCTTTATTTGTATATTCTCTATATCCGTCGCTGGGTTCCAAGCCTGACTTTCTTGAAATTGCTGGATTTTGTCGCCATTCCAAGCGCGTTGGCAGCCTGCTTTATCCGCTTGGGGAATTTTATGAACCAAGAAATTTTAGGCACTCCCACCACACTTCCCTGGGCAGTCGTATTTGGCCACCCGGCAGACGGCAGCCTACCGACCCCGCGCCATCCCGTTCAAATTTATGAAGCTCTCGTCTATTTGGCGACTTTTTTCCTGCTATATGGATTATGGAAGAAAAAAGGCGATCAATTAGGGACCGGCTTTTTCGTCGGTTCGCTCTTTGTGCTGATTTTTAGCAGCCGATTTATCCTAGAATTTTGGAAGTCTACTCAAGAATCCATTATTCAACAATCGACTTTACAAATGGGCCAATGGCTCAGTATTCCTTTTGTCATCGGCGGCCTTGCCCTTATTTTATGGAGCCGCAGAAAAAGCGCATTTTGCCCTCATTCTTCGCATTCATAA